A stretch of [Clostridium] innocuum DNA encodes these proteins:
- a CDS encoding DUF4097 domain-containing protein, with protein sequence MKTHRGIRTLVVVSVVLMVLGSLCIGVGIAKGGDLRYLHVDKDTVDWWPFNGSFGIQLGDSFDFTSWEEEKHSYKERWDQSLQEVESLSLDVSLGDVRIERGKENKITFLDIRKEKVNIKQEKGNVTVTVDNPDISKGNRNRNDTIIVTLKDKQYERIYVEDKLGDIQLKNLSAKHITIEEKLGDITLEHIVSKDLAIAQSAGDIEVDGQLYGNSVVKSSMGDITIHVRGDQKDYRYRVKNTMGDTQIQNREWELSCDAEEGNRSSDNYLQLHSSMGDIDLQFEG encoded by the coding sequence ATGAAAACGCATAGAGGGATACGTACACTGGTTGTGGTGTCTGTAGTTTTGATGGTATTGGGATCCTTATGTATTGGTGTGGGGATCGCAAAGGGTGGCGATTTGCGCTATCTGCATGTTGACAAGGATACGGTAGACTGGTGGCCGTTTAACGGAAGCTTCGGTATACAGTTGGGAGATAGCTTTGATTTTACATCCTGGGAGGAGGAGAAGCACAGCTATAAGGAGCGCTGGGATCAGTCGCTGCAGGAAGTGGAATCGCTGTCACTTGACGTCAGTCTGGGAGATGTCCGGATTGAACGGGGAAAGGAAAATAAAATTACATTCCTCGATATTCGCAAGGAAAAAGTGAACATCAAACAGGAGAAGGGCAATGTAACGGTTACCGTAGACAATCCGGATATAAGCAAAGGGAATCGGAATCGAAATGATACGATTATAGTTACGTTGAAGGATAAGCAGTATGAGCGAATATACGTTGAAGATAAGCTTGGTGACATTCAGCTGAAAAACCTGTCCGCAAAGCATATCACCATAGAAGAAAAGCTGGGGGATATTACGCTGGAACATATCGTTTCCAAAGATTTGGCGATTGCGCAATCTGCCGGAGATATTGAGGTGGATGGACAGCTTTATGGAAACAGCGTAGTGAAAAGCAGCATGGGTGATATCACGATTCATGTTCGCGGAGATCAGAAGGATTATCGCTACAGGGTTAAAAATACAATGGGAGATACACAGATCCAAAACCGGGAATGGGAGCTGTCATGTGATGCAGAGGAAGGAAATCGATCGAGTGACAACTACCTTCAGCTACACAGCAGTATGGGGGATATCGATCTGCAGTTTGAAGGATGA
- a CDS encoding DUF1700 domain-containing protein — protein sequence MKKAEYIAELKRRLANFSPSEVEDAVSYCEEYFEEAGDGNDQQVIDDLGTPAQFAAQLKAERSIRQEQQHRNYRRGNNPNSSLKNAGMIILGICALPIALPLLFAAIAVMFALVITVFALGVAGIVSFASILITGIPLMASAVTNYHTPSNAWIAAGGGFLCIGLGLLLSILFFSLIRTVLPAFTNALTRLYHKAQGGKRHENA from the coding sequence ATGAAGAAGGCTGAGTATATAGCGGAACTGAAGCGAAGGCTTGCGAATTTTTCACCATCTGAGGTGGAGGATGCAGTTTCGTATTGTGAAGAATATTTTGAAGAAGCAGGGGATGGGAATGACCAGCAGGTCATAGATGATTTAGGGACACCGGCACAGTTTGCAGCGCAGCTGAAGGCAGAGAGGTCCATACGTCAGGAACAGCAGCATCGAAACTATCGCAGAGGAAATAATCCAAACAGCTCATTGAAAAATGCAGGGATGATCATTCTTGGTATCTGTGCCCTGCCGATTGCTCTTCCGCTTCTGTTTGCGGCTATTGCCGTAATGTTTGCACTTGTGATTACCGTATTTGCATTGGGCGTAGCCGGTATTGTATCCTTTGCCTCTATATTGATTACAGGGATACCTCTGATGGCAAGTGCTGTTACAAACTACCATACGCCATCCAATGCATGGATTGCGGCAGGTGGCGGATTTTTATGTATTGGTTTGGGCTTACTGCTTTCTATTTTGTTTTTTTCACTCATTCGTACCGTGCTGCCTGCGTTTACCAATGCACTGACACGGCTGTATCATAAGGCACAGGGAGGAAAACGGCATGAAAACGCATAG
- a CDS encoding helix-turn-helix transcriptional regulator, protein MTFQLGSALLDACVLATLHKEDTYGYRLTQEVKVVMSVSESTLYPVLRRLMREGYLETYDQQHMGRNRRYYRLTDAGRNKYREYVEEWKAFSTKISGILEGGKEHEEG, encoded by the coding sequence ATGACATTTCAGCTTGGCTCTGCATTGCTGGACGCCTGTGTGCTGGCAACGCTGCACAAGGAGGATACCTATGGATATCGTCTAACGCAGGAGGTAAAGGTTGTGATGAGTGTGAGTGAGTCAACACTGTATCCTGTTCTGCGAAGACTCATGAGAGAAGGCTATCTGGAAACCTATGACCAGCAGCATATGGGCAGAAATCGAAGATATTACCGATTGACAGATGCAGGAAGAAATAAATATAGGGAGTATGTTGAGGAATGGAAGGCATTCTCAACAAAAATCAGTGGTATTCTGGAGGGAGGAAAAGAACATGAAGAAGGCTGA
- a CDS encoding helix-turn-helix transcriptional regulator encodes MEIGKKLKEARINSGLTQEQVAEDIKVTRQTISNWENERSYPDIMNVIDLSNLYSLSLDDLLKGDDKMIEHLEENTNIVKSNRKLIAAIMINVLLVILLVAFNMFLRDNQYYLIGVFCFAIISSAALLYQIIKKL; translated from the coding sequence ATGGAGATAGGAAAAAAATTAAAGGAAGCTCGTATCAATTCCGGACTGACACAGGAACAGGTGGCTGAAGATATTAAAGTTACGAGGCAGACAATCTCAAATTGGGAGAATGAAAGATCGTATCCGGATATCATGAACGTTATTGATCTGAGTAATCTTTATTCTCTTAGTCTTGATGATTTATTAAAAGGTGATGATAAAATGATTGAGCATTTAGAAGAAAATACGAATATCGTGAAAAGCAATCGTAAGCTGATAGCCGCTATTATGATCAATGTTTTGCTTGTGATACTCCTTGTGGCCTTCAATATGTTCCTGCGGGATAATCAATATTATTTGATAGGTGTCTTCTGCTTTGCTATCATCAGCTCTGCTGCTTTACTTTATCAGATTATAAAAAAATTATAG